Proteins from one Streptococcus mitis B6 genomic window:
- a CDS encoding histidine phosphatase family protein, with protein MVKVRLYLVRHGKTMFNTIGRAQGWSDTPLTAEGERGIQELGIGLRESGLQFERAYSSDSGRTIQTMGIILDELGLQGKIPYRMDKRIREWCFGSFDGAYDGDLFMGIIPRIFNVDHVHQLSYAELAEGLVEVDTAGWAEGWEKLSGRIKEGFEAIAKEMEEHGGGNALVVSHGMTIGTIVYLINGMHPHGLDNGSVTILEYEDGQFSVEIVGDRSYRELGREKMEETNS; from the coding sequence ATGGTAAAAGTACGATTGTATTTGGTACGTCATGGCAAGACCATGTTTAACACGATTGGTCGAGCGCAAGGTTGGAGCGATACTCCCTTAACAGCTGAAGGTGAGCGAGGGATTCAAGAATTAGGAATCGGTTTGCGAGAGTCTGGTCTACAGTTTGAGCGTGCTTATTCGAGTGATTCTGGTCGCACCATTCAGACAATGGGAATCATCCTTGATGAACTTGGTTTGCAGGGAAAAATCCCTTATCGCATGGACAAGCGTATCAGAGAATGGTGTTTTGGTAGCTTTGACGGGGCCTACGATGGCGATCTTTTCATGGGCATTATTCCTCGTATCTTTAATGTGGACCATGTTCACCAATTGTCTTATGCTGAACTGGCTGAGGGCTTGGTAGAGGTTGATACAGCTGGTTGGGCTGAGGGCTGGGAAAAACTCAGTGGCCGAATCAAGGAAGGTTTTGAAGCGATTGCCAAAGAAATGGAAGAACATGGTGGGGGCAATGCTCTTGTCGTTAGCCACGGAATGACCATTGGAACCATTGTTTATCTGATTAATGGCATGCATCCGCATGGTCTAGATAATGGTAGCGTGACGATCCTTGAATATGAGGACGGCCAGTTTAGCGTAGAAATTGTCGGCGACCGTAGTTACCGAGAACTAGGACGGGAGAAGATGGAAGAGACAAATAGTTAA